The Paramormyrops kingsleyae isolate MSU_618 chromosome 23, PKINGS_0.4, whole genome shotgun sequence sequence GTCAACATCCAAGATTACTCTGAAGCTGGCTGCAAAGAAGGGCCGTAAGGACATTAGTCCCATTCAGAAACGTACGAAAAGGTCTGAGGACCAGGTCGTGGGCAACATAGTTGtaacaaaaaaaggaaatactGGGGTAGGCAAACTTTCAAAAGATAGAGATCGTATTAAACTAGTGTCCCCAAAAACTAAGCTGGGCAGTGGATTAACAAGTAAGGGAACTAAATTTAACAGTGGCAGGAGAGGGTCCAAAGGTGAGTTTGTCGATCAGAAATGTAAAATCTCTTTACCGCGATGTGAATTTGTACCCAAAAACAAATGCCCTGTATcccaaattaaaaataaagctggGAAAACTAAGAAGCTAAACACTGTAGATGTCGGTCCAGACAAGCAGACACAATGTAATCGGTCTGCCCTGGGCCTGGAACTCAATCAGCATTTGACAGAAGCACTAGAAGGCGAGAATACAGAAGAAAGCAAGGAAGAACTATCTTCTAAAGATGCTGAAGATTCCGAATTGGTCATCAGAACAGGGAAGCGAAATCAAGGAAGTACGAGGCAGCATAAACAGGGCCCTGAAAGTCGTGCTACTCAAGGAGCGGAAAGTGTGTCCACTGCTGTGAATCCAGACACATCAGTTCCTGGACTGAAACTAAAGAGGGTGAGAAGTTCTAAAGCACTTTTCTCAAGTCCAGTTAAACCCAGCCTGAGGAGCAGTAGTTTAAAGGGATTTTCACGGAAGAAGCAAAGCAAATTTATATGGACTCTGACATTAATGAAGGGTAAGAAGAAAGCGGTGAGGGTGCAAGAATCTAGGAACAGTGTTAAGGCTGGGCGGAAGGAAGATGAGGAGAAGAGCCAAGATGTAGTTTTACATACAGAGCAAACTGGCCATAAAGATGCCGCTCTGGGCCTCTCTCAGAGGGGAATAACACTGGTGCCGGAAGATACTGGTACAGACTCCATCGGGCTTGAAATGGAGGAGATGATGGAGGCGTGTTCTGAAGGAGACTTTGTAGTAGGAAAAGTTGTTGTTTCACCGCTAAAGCTCAAAGTGGTTTCGTCATCGGACAAACAAACTTTACAGCCATCGCTTTTGATCCAGCAGGTAGGCACTGCTTTAGTGGATAAAGATCTTGTGATGAAAAATATCAGTGAAGACCCACAGGATTGGTCAACCTTCTCTGAAGTCACTTGTCCGCACGTTCCTAAAGCTGCTCCTAAACTAGCTAAAAGAAATCTCCCTTCTCTACGAAGAAAACCTGGGCATAAGAGGcgaacgcagagaaaaccaaAGCAGAAGGAAAATGTGGTTTGTTTATCATGTCCTCAAGGTCTGAGAAAAGAATCGTCTGAACCTGATGAGAAAACTGGTGAACTTTCAGATGATAAAAAGTCCTTACCAGAAATTAAGAGTGAATTTTCGATGCCGACAGATTCTGTTGAATATGCATCTTCTGTGGCGGAGACTGAACCGCGGATAGATTCAGAGATTCCAGTTGCGGAAGACAGAGGAATTCTTGCATTGGAGTCGGCGTTAGCTGAGCAAGCAGAAACGCATTCTGGGGAAAAGCCCATCAAACAGAAGCGACGCAAGTCAGTATTTGGGTATCGAAGGAAGTTGGGTTTTAACAAAGCTTCAACGGAAAATTCCAGCCAAAAGGTAAAGCGCAGCAGACGCAGACAGGTTACATTTACCTCTGTGGATCTCGATGCAACTGAAGATACAATTAAAGAGGCGGCAAAGGACCAGATGGAACAGGACCAGCAGATGCTATCCAGAGAGGCCCAGCAAGGTGGATGTCTGAAGAGCACGCGGCACTTCATCATGCCTGTGGTTAGTGCTCGGTCCTCTCGAGTGATCAAGACACCAAAGAGGTTTATGGATGATGAGGACATGTCTGTACTGCCTCCCAGGATTTATCCAAAAAAAGCGTCTCCTTTTCTGCAAGCCCCATCCGGCACACTTGGCACTTCTGCTGCTGAGGACTTATTTCCTGACCTGTCTCAGCAGGAGGATTTTTTAAAGGAATCCTTGTTTGAGTCTGAAGATGCAGAAGTTTCCCAATTGATAGGTTCTGACTGTGACCCAAGACCTTCTGACCCAGCCCCTAGCAGCCTGCCACGAAAGCGGAGGTCTGTGCTGCGGGAGCCGAATTTCACGTGGCTTGACCTGGAAGAATCAACCGCGGAGATATTTACCTTAAACCAACTGAAAGGTCAAGACAGTAGAAACCCCTTCTCTGAAGATGCATTTCAGGACCCAAATCTTAATGCTGCAAACGATATTGCCTCCAGTAAAGGTGAAATGCATTTAAAAGTCCCTGAAAAGCGAAAGAAGCTATCTCAGGGTCAGAAGAAGGTGAAAGAACCGTTTTACAAAACATGCAGGCTGGATTCTGAGCTGGTGGAACAAAATGAAGCTGATGTCCAGGACTCCAGTCTGAAAGAATCCTCCTCactcaaaaaaaagaaagccaAGCTGAAAATGGAGGATATGGATTCCCCCGGCGTTGTGCGGAGAGTAGCTGTGCACCTGCGTGGTGCCCACCGCAAGTCGTCCTGGCTGGAATACGAAGCAGCGCTGGAACACGAAGAGATGAACGTAAACGAATATTCTGCACGGCAGAGTGTGAAGGGTAAGCATTCTGCTTCTAATGCTTATGTGGGGTTAAGTTTCTCTGCATTTGTTCTCTTGGTTGGTTGAGGCTTTATGTTAGCTCATCTGAGTGACACGGAAATCTTCTCTTTTTAGGGGAATATATTCCACTGAGTGTGTCGGAGGACCCAGAAATAAATCAGAGTTCAAAAGCTGAGCGAGTGAAGAAGAACAAGAGCACTTCACACAGGTCCTGTCTTACTGGTGCCAACAAGAAGATGCTGCATTTGCTCAGAAAAGCAAAGGTCCAGCTTATGAAGATCGACCAGCAGAAGCAGCTGAAATCCTCTCAGGTGATCTGATGTTTGTATtaatacaattttattttatttttttattggatCGGGCTCAGCAAACAAGaggcaaacttttttttatatttattttgttttattaaagtGATTTCAGTTTTTCTTAAGTTAACAGAAAATCACTTGGTAAAATTTCAGTTTTACTAGTTTTACTTTGACTTTCGCGGCTTCACTATCGCGGtgtttttcaaatacatttattcattaaaaagttgatagaaaaaagaaaaaaaaaagttgatagtgaaaatgatacagcgtgcgctcggttgtctgagtcaattatacacctctgtattacaattacaatgaaaattactgtacgtgtggactgtaggcctatgtattcgatcacccccgcaaatccttcaacgccaggtgcagccgaataataaagaaataaagaatcctacttcgcgGAAATTCTGCGATAAACGGGGGACGACtgtatacagtatttatttttgatGTATCACATTTTCTTAAAGTAACCCTACAATTTTCCTGCTGAGTTTTTGCTCTTATGTAGAATTTTACCCACCCTTTGCTTATATCTTCAAATATATAAGAAGCTATAACAGTGTATCCAAAAGCATGCAGCAATATAAAATTGTAGATTTTACATTTCTCCCTCTTAAGTGTCTGAGATTGACACCTAGTTGAAGCCCCCTTCTCCCTGCTGTTATTCAAACCTCTTGCAGCCATATTCACAGGCCAGTTATCCTATTGGTACAGTAAGGTCCTGTCAGTTCTTCTTGCAAAGTTGAAAGATACTTGTTTAGTCTTGGGTCGAAATAGTTACTTTACATCCTAGTATGGTGACTCCCAAAGCATTTTCTGTCATAAGTCATTTACAGGAATGTTTGCTGTAGGGATTTTCATCCTTTGCATTCTTCATGAATTGGTAAGATTTTCATGAGCAAGGTTACCGGTGCTGAGTCTGCTTTGGTATCTCAGCAGCTCCTGTCCCAATCTGCCAGTGTCGGAAACCATGATAAGGAGTCAGAAGATGTGAAGAGAGGAGAGATGAAAACCTCGCTCACAGAGCTGTCTACTGAGGTATGGAGAAGTGCGCGCCTGCACGTGCGGGGGCCGGTTGGTGGCTGAGCTAGTGGGGCCACGCCACACTTTCAAGGCTGGATGATTAATTCCTCTGTTTGTGCCTTGGTGCTCCTCAATATTTTGTGTTATGTATGTTGTATTtactggaaaataaaattagcTCTCTATCACCTACCTGCCTGTTGTAATACTTTAAAGCACTCGTCCCCTTTTAGTCATTAATCTATCATTACGTGCTTTTGTCCTGAAGTCTCGGGCTCCGGGGGGGCCACGGATCAAGCACGTGTGCCGCGATGCTGCCGTGGCGCTGGGACAGCCTCGCGCCCTGGTGCCCGACGACGTGCCAAGGCTCAGCGCCCTGCCACTGCATGAACGGGATGGCATCACGCCCTTTACTGCAGTTGAAGGTGAGGGGCTTCCTGAAGGCTCTTATAAGGAGGTGTAGGCCTTAGTAATGCAGTTCAACACCAGATACAGTAACAGTTTTTCTATGTGAAGAATTCATCTGTTGCTAACTGTACAGTGCAGTTTTTCCGGGCCCAGTGTACTCAGCTGTGACTTTCCCCTGTGCCAGAGCTGGGCTCGCCCTCAGAGCCGGAAAGCCCCGTCCTGCAGGACTGCAAGGTCTCCAAGGTGCGGAAGCCCGGCAGGGGAGCGTCAGGCCGATTTGGCCGCGACTACGGGCCCTCGGGGAACCGCTCTCGCAGGTGTGGGAAGTGCAAGGGCTGCCTTCATGAGGATGACTGCGGCAGGTGCATGAACTGCCTGGACAAGCCCAAATTCGGGGGACCCAACACAAAGCGGCAGTGCTGTGTGTAAGTGCGGTCGCCGTGTGACACGTGGAGCCAGTAATATGCGCTTGGCACTCTGACGCTAGTAAGAAATGCTTTATTAACGACATTACAAGGAACGATCTTATTGAATGTGATTTCTGCAGAATAGGAATCAAGGGGTTGCTTTTTTGGTCACATGGTAGGCGTAAAACGAATGGTGAGGAAATTGTGCTCTGCTGAGGGTGCGAAGGGAAGTGAGGAATGACTGATGTATGTGAATTTATACAATGTGTTAACATTTCTTCAGCGTGAGAGATGAGCACTTGATTACATGGAATCAgtctgtttaaaaatgactccTGGTTTGAAGCAGTGATCTTAGAGGTTTTGGGACCAGAAAATTATTTAAGAAAACCCTCTTATTTAATGAAGTTAGTCTTGTTGATATTTGCAATATCTTTATGAGGGAGACCTGCCCAAGATGGCTGACGATGACAGCCAGAGCACATAAATAATATGGTCAACACTGCAGAAACAACAAGctaaaaaaatacagtaaaataatcATTTGAGATAATACAGTTATTGATATCCATGAAAACTGACCGAGGTCTGTCTTAGGTATAAGCGATGTGCTCGGATCGAAGCCCGCAAAGCCCAGCGGCTCGGATACAAACTCTACAAGGGTATGTACGTCCTACATTACCGTCTGTCAGCACGTGTGCACCGGTTCTACTCTGACAGAAGTGCCTCTTCTTAAAAGCACAAAGAATCACTCGACTGTCTTTTACTACAGAGCAGATAAAGCGCCCATGGTCAACAGTCAGTGCGTGCCTGTCTAGTGAGGAAGAGGGTGAAGAAGAGGGCAAGGAAGGTGAAGGAAAGACAGGAGCTGCACTAGCGCCTCCTGCTGACAGTCAGAGCGCCTCTGTGAGGAGGCAGCCTCTGCGCGGCGTGAAGCCACGCTCCTACTGCGACCTGCTGCCCTCCGACTCCGACTCAGACCTGGAGCTCGTGGGACGCCCCTTTTATGTCTCCCCCAGCAAACGGAGGGCTCTGTCCTCACGCACTCAAGGTACGAGTACAGGAGGGGCTCCTGCTGGGCGAAGCAGGGTTGCCTTTTGCCCAGCCATTGTAGTGCTTTTAAGTAGCACTTCTGGGAAGTCTGAGCTTgctttgtggtttttgtttCTTGCAGAGGGTACACCACGCCATGACACTCCAGATGGAGACTGCGCTCGTCAGCGCCGCCCCTGCGCCTCACGGGGACCAGTGGGGCGTCGCAGGATGGAGCGGGTGAGACCCCTGTTACCTATTTACATCATCGCCTCCTCACTTACACGTGTGGGAATTCTACAGATACAGCTACATGTCTGAGGTTTCTTTGCGTTTGCTAATAAGTATAACTGGTCTGGCAATCTTGCGAGGAGAGGCGGGCGGTCAGTGCCCTCACTGCTGTTGCCGTCACCCCATCTGCAGGGTCCGTTAGAGCAGACGCCAGCCAGTGTTCTTGCTGCCCTGGCTAACGGTTTCTCCCAACGGGAGCAAGAGCCCCCCGAATCCACACACAAGATCTGTGTCGACTTTAAGGTAGGCGCCCTTCCTCTGAAATCGGCTTGTTTTCTCACATGGTGTCCTATCTCACCTAGGACTGGGCACCTAACAGTGCATTAACACTGAGGGGCGGGTCCATCCTCTGCTGGCAGAACAGCTTCGGTCCTATTTAAAATCATGCAGGAACTGCAAGCCTGAAGTGTGTGCAGAATGTGACCATTAAAGGATTGAGGATGTAGACCGCTCCTTCTGCGTATGTCTCTTTTAGCATGTCTGAAGTTTGACAACACTTTTGTTCTCTTTCAGTTTTTAGGTTGTTTCACTTTACATCAGTTTGTCGTACAAGTTAATTTTGAACTGAAAAGGTTTAAAGAAAAATAGTAGAATGCAGCGTTTCACTGCGAATTTCCTGTAGATACACATAGATTGCTGTAGATGTGAGAATGCTGCCCTGACTCACTGTGCACTGGCCTGCAGGAGGACTGCAGCATCCAGAACGTCTGGCTCCTGGGGGGACTCAGCGTCCTCACGTCTCTCCCCGTTATCCCGCCAATCCTCTGCCTGCTCTGTGCCAGCAAAGGCCAGCACCAGGTACTACTGTGAACGGCGTCACAGGCGCGGGCCACTGACCGGGGGCAGTGCTGAGTGCAGTGCCAAGTGCAGTGCCTGATGTGGAAGGGGCATCTTGGAAAGAGTGGGCTTGGTGTGGATTAATGTGCAAAACCCTGAGGTGAACGAGCAGTAACAACAGGTCTGAGAGCGTGGCAGCAGTGCTGAAGACGCAGTGACATGGCAGTGAGATACGGGCAGTACAGCAGGCAGGACTGATCATTGCTGCTTCAGCAGGGGAACAGCTCGCGGATAGAACCTGCTCCTCATTCTTGAGATGTGAGCCTGGATGGTTCTCAGTTTCTGCCTGATGGCAAGAGCGTGAACGGATATCAAATCGGCTTTAGTATAAATACTGTAAACGTCAGTTTGTTGCACAGTTTTGTCCTTGATTTTAGCCATGTTTGAATCTGTCATCTACCAACAAAATTTGGCCTTGACGattgaaagtattttacatACTTGCTTATCGTCACAAAGACCAACCAAAGAACTTTGTATTTAATGTAATATGCGATTGTATCACTGGTGTGCAGCTCCAGCGAGTGGTTCTGTGCTTCGCACTTCTGATAGATTTACATTCAAATGAAGGAGTTTGATAGCGTTTCTAGCAGCTTCAGAGCTCTAACTGCAGTCAGCCAACTGTCCCGAGGTATCCAACGTGTGAACTAACTTCTTGATTTACTTGTGTAATAGATTAAATCTTGCAAGATTGTCTAGTGTTACCAGTGAGCCGTTTATATCTCCATACATTTCCATGCATAGATAACAGGTAGATTGGTTGTTATTTTTCAACCAGACCCCTTAGTACTGTACCTAAAAGTATAAAAATTGTCCATTTTGGGGTTAACTGTTAAAGGATACTGCAGTAATGTTATTGGTTTGAGTTTAGCGCACTGTTAATTGGTGTTGAGCACTGACTTATGGTAAACTGGGACATTTTTTTTGAAACACCAGATACgtgtaaataaatgtttcaTATGATTGTGTCCTCTTTGTAGATGTTGTTTTGTCAGGTGTGCTGTGAACCCTTTCACTGGTTCTGCCTGGAGCCAGAGGAGCGCCCTCTAGTGGAGAACAAAGACAAGTGGTGCTGCCGGCGATGCAAATTCTGCCATGTGTGCGGCCGCCGAAACAAGCACTCCAAGGTAGAGGTGCTGCGTTTGCGTGGAGCTGAAGCGGCCATGTTCTCTCCTCACGTCCTGCATCTCAGAATGGCTGTTGTGTTTTGTAGGCCCTAATAGAGTGTGAAAGGTGTCAGAATTGCTATCATCCTTCCTGTCTGGGCCCGAATTACCCGAACCCCAGCAAATGGAAAAAGGCTTGGGTAAGTGCTTAGAAGCtggtgagctggggggggggcactctgacTATTTGCAGTAGTGTTCTGCAGTTCATTTTCATGCTGTATATTTTTGCTTGTGAGAGAATATTTCAAATTTGCATAGTGATCTTCAGAAAGCTGTTGTCTTAGAGTTAATTGCAATAAGTGATGTATTTATACTGGAAAGCAATAAATGTTGTTCTGAAACTTGCATAGCCTGTACCCTGTACCTAATGCATGTTAAAGCAAGTGGTTTGCTCACCTTAGCCCAATGTAAATGTAACGTGGGCAGAATTAATCTCAACCATGAGTCACCttattctgattggttgaatcaGACAAGTTAATTATTGGGGTGTTTTAGCATTTCCGTAGCCTGTGGGCAACGCATACCCAGGCCCAGTCCTTTGGGGCGACCGGTGCAGTCATGGGCACAGCCTTCACGTGACAGACCCTGTGTATGCATGTTTCTGCATGTTAACACTCATTGTATCTAGAACAGTCTCAGGAATTTGTCCTAAAAACATTCAGAAGGAAGTTCTTAGATTCTGCATTTTTGAAATGATACTCTGATAGCAGAGGACCTGCAGCGGTGTGTTGTGTGGATGATGCTCGGATAGCAGAGGACCTGCGGCGGTGTGTTGTATGGATGATGCTCGGATAGCAGAGGACCTGCAGTGGAGTTTTGTATGGATGATGCTCGGATAGCAGAGGACCTGCAGTGGAGTTTTGTATGGATGATGCTCGGATAGCAGAGGACCTGCAGTGGAGTTTTGTATGGATGATGCTCGGATAGCAGAGGACCTGCAGTGGAGTTTTGTATGGATGATGCTCGGATAGCAGAGGACCTGCAGCGGTGTTTTGTATGGATGATGCTCGGATAGCAGAGGACCTGCAGTGGAGTTTTGTATGGATGATGCTCGGATAGCAGAGGACCTGCAGTGGAGTTTTGTGTGGATGATGCTCGGATAGCAGAGGACCTGCAGTGGAGTTTTATATGGATGATGCTCGGATAGCAGAGGACCTGCAGCGGAGTTTTGTGTGGATGATGCTCGGATAGCAGAGGACCTGCAGTGGAGTTTTGTATGGATGATGCTCGGATAGCAGAGGACCTGCAGTGGAGTTTTGTATGGATGATGCTCGGATAGCAGAGGACCTGCAGTGGAGTTTTGTATGGATGATGCTCGGATAGCAGAGGACCTGCAGTGGAGTTTTGTATGGATGATGCTCGGATAGCAGAGGACCTGCAGCGGTGTTTTGTATGGATGATGCTCGGATAGCAGAGGACCTGCAGTGGAGTTTTGTATGGATGATGCTCGGATAGCAGAGGACCTGCAGTGGAGTTTTGTATGGATGATGCTCGGATAGCAGAGGACCTGCAGTGGAGTTTTGTATGGATGATGCTCGGATAGCAGAGGACCTGCAGTGGAGTTTTGTGTGGATGATGCTCGGATAGCAGAGGACCTGCAGCGGTGTGTTATATGAAGCTTGCTGCACAGACCTCCCCACCTGTCCGCAGGTCTGCATGACGTGTGTGCGCTGCAAAAGCTGTGGAGCTACTCCAGGGACAAACTGGGAGACCGAATGGAACCATGAGAAGGATCTGTGTCCCGACTGCAAAAAACTCTATGAGCAAGGTGAACCCCGTCCAAACATTCAGACGGTACTGTGCTGCTGCACTGCTGTCCAGTAAAGTGCAGGAAATGACAGGCTTGTCCATCCTTGTGCAGGCAATTTCTGCCCTGTCTGTTTCGGGTGTTATGAGGATGACGACTATACCAGCCAGATGATCCAGTGTGCTGAGTGCAGCCACTGGGTTCATGCCAAGTGTGAGAGCTTGTCAGGTGGGTGTCCAGCATACAGTGACCCTAGATGCTCTATATAGGGCCTCCTGTCTCCCATTTGATTTGCCAGCATTCGCATCATTGCCTTTTACATTCAGTACAGTTTCAGGTTTAATACATTGTTTCCCAACCCCAGGGACCACCAGTCTGGTAGGgtgctgggagagagcaaaaatgtggagtgtctgggagtccgggttgggaaacactggtgtaatAGGTTAAGTTGGTTGATTAATGATGTATCTCTCTTGCAGATGACTTGTACAAAATGCTGTCCAGCCTGCCAGATAGCGTGGTGTACATCTGTGAGCCCTGCAGTCACGACCAGGCCAGCACATGGAGAGAGCAGCTGATGTCGGAGCTGAAGGAGCGGCTGGGCAAGCTGCTGGCCAGTATGAGGAACTCCAGTCTGACGCAGCACCTGCTGTGCCACCGCGAGGTGCGGCTCCGGCCTCTCGGGGGGCCCTAACTGCTCGCTGCTGAGCCGTGCTGCCGGCTGCCTGTTCACTCTCTTCATACCAAATGGGGGATTTTGAAAAACTCGCGAAGTCTCAGAATGTGATGCACATAATTGTTCCCAGTTCACTTTTGTGCGGTTTTTCGCCTATATAAATGTGCTTTAAGAGGCTGCCCTGTATCCTCTGGTGTCTCCTTGCTGTTTACACGCCTCTTCCTCCCTGCTTCGTGCTCTGTGCAGTCCACCCCGCTGCCTGACCCTCTGAATTTAAAGGATCAGCTGGCCGTTGATCTCCAGACAGTCAACATGAAATTTGAGGACGGATTTTACTCTACCCTGGTGAGTTCCTGTGCCTTATTTATGCTCAATATCACCCTTTAGATATAGGGGTCTGATGTTCCAATAATGCTTAATGTCGGCAAGACAGAAGTGTTACAGCCACAGGCCTCTTTCAGAAACACTCTAACCCCGACTTAGACAGGCTGTACGTTAAAGTGGATGTGTTTCCGAGAGGGATAATCAGATTGGCCGTATTTTTGAGTCCTTTGAGTCCTGATTTGGGCACAGTCTGTAGGCTCCCCTGGACAGTGCCTGATGAGTCTCCCTCTTCTCTGCTAGGAGCTGTTCCACGAGGACATGATCCAGATGTTCCAGAAGtggctggaggaggaggatgcTCTTCCGTGGGAGCAGAACTCCTCGGCTCTGGCCAGGTCCTTCTACTTACATGTGAGGGCTCACGTCGCGGCCCCTGCACTCGGGACTGGGGAAAAGCTCACAACATAATGTAACAGATACCCTCAGGTGTGGGATGGGACTAATATGTCATACTTCCAGGGTCGGAGAAGAATGCAGTAAACTTGGGTTTGTATTCGCTGTTCTGTAGCTTGTGATGCTTCACTAAATAAAATCAGTCCAATCCAGTCCAAATGCTGGTTGATATTTAGCAATTCAGCAGATTGGTGTAATTCTGCTGCACACCTACATTACCGCTAACCCTCAGAAAGAGTGTTACATCTGACTTATCTTTAACGAGttagaggattttttttttctatctcCCAGCATTCCTTGGGGTCAGCAATGTTTGAATGCTATGCAGTTTTAATGGTTTTGTCTACTTTTTCCACAGCTCATGGAGGAGGAATTTCCATGGTTCAGTAGCCAGGATGCTAAAGAGTGGGATCCTCGCTCTAAAGATGTTTTGAAGTATGTTATATAGCTTTACAGCGATATTTTCACAAGTCTAGAGCTGCTTTTCCAAATTCAACACAGATATAGGTAGATTTTTATGTCCAGTAAATTTTCAAGATGTTGCTTGATTAGGGTACGTCAATggaaacatttttatgtaattaatGGGTTTATACAGTGTTGGGATCGCCTGATTAGCACTGGCATTTAACTACTTTAAGCAAGACACTTTAACTAACTGCTTTATTACTTTGACTGCTTTATTAATCAGCAAAGCCGCGAATAGTCACCTTTATCAGCTGTAAATTGATTATAATACAAAATGAGGTTGCTGTAAACCGCTCGTCTTTGTGCAGTTTGCTTTCTGGCTAGTTGAACCTTGCACATGTATGCTTACATGTAGAATAGATGTTATGTGCTGTTCAGGATCTGTACATTTTTCACTTGGTACAAAATTTCAGTAAGTCCATGTTTGGTGTGGGCCAATTACCCACTCTCTGCTTCCCCCACAGCGGCATGCTGCCTTATGCCGTCCCGCCCCCCTCTTCTGAGCATGTTTATGCTCAGTGGCGAGTGAGGGAGGGCCAAGCCTCCGGCAGGGCTAGGGGGGGCCTCGAGACACATGCTGCTGCCACCAGCGACCCCAGAGATCTTAGCGGGTCTGGCCGCAGATTCCAAGGTTTGGCTTTGCCCCTGTTGAAATCACTGGAATTTCTTATTTTAAACAGAAATCCCCAGCATAGTCCCCTGGGTCACTTATTTTAATTATCACTTCTTTCCCCGCTaggaaaaatggaaaatatctCATCCAGTGTTGAAGATGACTGGTCCAAGGAAGATGAGAGACAGTGTGCCTTGTGTCAGAAATACGGAGACGCCAAACCCAACGTGAGCTCACAGTGGGAGATCTGTTGCGCGCAGTACTGTGCATCGATTGTATGAATGCGCAGTGCTGCCATTTTCAAAGAAAGCTGTTCCTTACATACTTCATGCTTCATGAATTCTGTGCACTGAAGCATTAAGTACTGGTTCAAGCTGGAGAGCAGGGCAGCAGATCAGGTCtgttctgtttgtgtttctgcaGGATGCAGGAAGGTTGTTGTATCTGGGCCAGAATGAGTGGGCACATGTGAACTGCTCGCTTTGGTCTGCGGAGGTCTTTGAAGATGATGGCTCACTGATGCATGTGCACAGCGCAGTCACCAGGGGGCGCCTTATGGTACGACTGAATGAACTGCCAGGTCTCCTCCAGTTTATCCGTGTGCGCTCCGTATCACGCTCTGCCTGACGCTTTTCCTGTTGATGTCTTCAGAGATGTGAGGGCTGTCACCAGACTGGGGCCACAGTGGGTTGCTGCCTGACGTCG is a genomic window containing:
- the LOC111839650 gene encoding histone-lysine N-methyltransferase 2B-like isoform X3, with the translated sequence MAAAGCGLAAGASAGGPACTTTARGRFPGRPWTSRSRLRLDRRSQLGRLGVIDGEAAAGGPRPSISGLSLSEDPSLLRLLGIAENHKRQGAAGYSSSGSEEGEDFKGFETETENIPSPLRSGHRFSISHSPKKKVFKRTQQKPPPAPDLETSTESRAPKKGSKPSQGTKQVSLTAKPRNNRRNSTKSNNPKQTKIKGMQLGVRSAQGLQRGKSTSKITLKLAAKKGRKDISPIQKRTKRSEDQVVGNIVVTKKGNTGVGKLSKDRDRIKLVSPKTKLGSGLTSKGTKFNSGRRGSKGEFVDQKCKISLPRCEFVPKNKCPVSQIKNKAGKTKKLNTVDVGPDKQTQCNRSALGLELNQHLTEALEGENTEESKEELSSKDAEDSELVIRTGKRNQGSTRQHKQGPESRATQGAESVSTAVNPDTSVPGLKLKRVRSSKALFSSPVKPSLRSSSLKGFSRKKQSKFIWTLTLMKGKKKAVRVQESRNSVKAGRKEDEEKSQDVVLHTEQTGHKDAALGLSQRGITLVPEDTGTDSIGLEMEEMMEACSEGDFVVGKVVVSPLKLKVVSSSDKQTLQPSLLIQQVGTALVDKDLVMKNISEDPQDWSTFSEVTCPHVPKAAPKLAKRNLPSLRRKPGHKRRTQRKPKQKENVVCLSCPQGLRKESSEPDEKTGELSDDKKSLPEIKSEFSMPTDSVEYASSVAETEPRIDSEIPVAEDRGILALESALAEQAETHSGEKPIKQKRRKSVFGYRRKLGFNKASTENSSQKVKRSRRRQVTFTSVDLDATEDTIKEAAKDQMEQDQQMLSREAQQGGCLKSTRHFIMPVVSARSSRVIKTPKRFMDDEDMSVLPPRIYPKKASPFLQAPSGTLGTSAAEDLFPDLSQQEDFLKESLFESEDAEVSQLIGSDCDPRPSDPAPSSLPRKRRSVLREPNFTWLDLEESTAEIFTLNQLKGQDSRNPFSEDAFQDPNLNAANDIASSKGEMHLKVPEKRKKLSQGQKKVKEPFYKTCRLDSELVEQNEADVQDSSLKESSSLKKKKAKLKMEDMDSPGVVRRVAVHLRGAHRKSSWLEYEAALEHEEMNVNEYSARQSVKGEYIPLSVSEDPEINQSSKAERVKKNKSTSHRSCLTGANKKMLHLLRKAKVQLMKIDQQKQLKSSQQLLSQSASVGNHDKESEDVKRGEMKTSLTELSTESRAPGGPRIKHVCRDAAVALGQPRALVPDDVPRLSALPLHERDGITPFTAVEELGSPSEPESPVLQDCKVSKVRKPGRGASGRFGRDYGPSGNRSRRCGKCKGCLHEDDCGRCMNCLDKPKFGGPNTKRQCCVYKRCARIEARKAQRLGYKLYKEQIKRPWSTVSACLSSEEEGEEEGKEGEGKTGAALAPPADSQSASVRRQPLRGVKPRSYCDLLPSDSDSDLELVGRPFYVSPSKRRALSSRTQEGTPRHDTPDGDCARQRRPCASRGPVGRRRMERGPLEQTPASVLAALANGFSQREQEPPESTHKICVDFKEDCSIQNVWLLGGLSVLTSLPVIPPILCLLCASKGQHQMLFCQVCCEPFHWFCLEPEERPLVENKDKWCCRRCKFCHVCGRRNKHSKALIECERCQNCYHPSCLGPNYPNPSKWKKAWVCMTCVRCKSCGATPGTNWETEWNHEKDLCPDCKKLYEQGNFCPVCFGCYEDDDYTSQMIQCAECSHWVHAKCESLSDDLYKMLSSLPDSVVYICEPCSHDQASTWREQLMSELKERLGKLLASMRNSSLTQHLLCHRESTPLPDPLNLKDQLAVDLQTVNMKFEDGFYSTLELFHEDMIQMFQKWLEEEDALPWEQNSSALARSFYLHLMEEEFPWFSSQDAKEWDPRSKDVLNGMLPYAVPPPSSEHVYAQWRVREGQASGRARGGLETHAAATSDPRDLSGSGRRFQGKMENISSSVEDDWSKEDERQCALCQKYGDAKPNDAGRLLYLGQNEWAHVNCSLWSAEVFEDDGSLMHVHSAVTRGRLMRCEGCHQTGATVGCCLTSCQSNYHFMCARTHNCVFQDDKRVFCYKHRDLISDKMVTEDGFEVLRRVFVDFEGISLRRKFLTGLEPECINMMIGSLTIQKLGILTEVSASQGKLFPVGYQCSRWYWSTVDPRRRCRYTFTVKEVRPPLLEKLVEDTSDQGENQTIAHSPSHSSECEASDEAKIPVMSDTRADSPATQPKVGALHRPPAYPQSRRPAGGTPRPLPFPGNSSTKSHHVLTVSDLEEARRMRRHCSVPRGAQSRSSGVRMKAPSVKNLPDRAKPEKDSLEEMRIDPGDHTSSSAQGNHSSQAKALSLDCSRRTGPIDWGSYSGAASSSDEATSDPEEQQLNGHERPHLRFQITSEDGFSVEADTIEVAWKAVIEGVLEARAGCLLPQLSFMGRNGARMLGVVHDAVIFLLEQLQGAARCRKHSFRFHKQENQEEELPINPTGCARSEVYLRKSTFDMFNFLASQHRQLPDPGPYDEEEDDVLLKSTRRATSLELPMAMRFRHLERTSKEAVGVYRSAIHGRGLFCKRNIDAGEMVIEYSGTVIRAVLTDKREKYYESKGIGCYMFRMDDFEVVDATMHGNAARFINHSCEPNCYSRVINVEGQKHIVIFALRKIYRGEELTYDYKFPIEDASNKLGCNCGAKRCRHFLN